TGACTGGGCTAGTTCTAAGATAGCATTATTTTCACCTTCGAATTGAATTGGCACTCTTTTCGATACACCTACTATATTAAATTTCTCCTTCTTTTCAATTTTGAATTCCATGGATATTCCTCCTCTTATATCTATAAAGAATGAAAATTTGGGAAATGATTTTTGAATTTTGTTTTTAATTACTTCTGAAGGTAAAAAACCACTCCATTCACGAAAGGCTCTTGAAAATCCTTCTATAGACTGATACCCATATTTATAGGCGATATCTGTCACTTTTGCTCCGTTTATTAATTCAACATTCGCAACTGATAATCTCCTGTTTTTGATATACTCATTTAAGGACATTCCAGCCAGATACGAAAACATTCTTTTAAAATGGTAATCAGATAGTCCTGCAATTTTTGATATATCTTTTCCAGAGATTTCTTCCGTTAAATGTGTTTCGATGTAATCCATTAAATTATTGAATTCTTGTAACATTCATTTCCCTCCTTTA
Above is a window of Pseudalkalibacillus hwajinpoensis DNA encoding:
- a CDS encoding AraC family transcriptional regulator, which gives rise to MLQEFNNLMDYIETHLTEEISGKDISKIAGLSDYHFKRMFSYLAGMSLNEYIKNRRLSVANVELINGAKVTDIAYKYGYQSIEGFSRAFREWSGFLPSEVIKNKIQKSFPKFSFFIDIRGGISMEFKIEKKEKFNIVGVSKRVPIQFEGENNAILELAQSITEQQRSEMHQLANLYPHQVLNVSYDFDDGFLEEKGYLTHMIGFATTKENPFDDLEQISIEESLWAIFPNQGPFPATLQETTAKVYSEWLPSSDYTIADIPGISFTKHNSTSENVYSEIWMPVKKKVSDKLG